A genome region from Gadus macrocephalus chromosome 15, ASM3116895v1 includes the following:
- the LOC132473206 gene encoding mitogen-activated protein kinase kinase kinase kinase 3-like isoform X8, which produces MNASGDLSRRNPQEDFELIQRIGSGTYGDVYKARNVNTGELAAIKVIKLEPGEDFAVVQQEIIMMKDCKHSNIVAYFGSYLRRDKLWISMEYCGGGSLQDIYHVTGPLSESQIAYMSRETLQGLYYLHNKGKMHRDIKGANILLTDNGYVKLADFGVSAQITATLAKRKSFIGTPYWMAPEVAAVERKGGYNQLCDIWAVGITAIELAELQPPMFDLHPMRALFLMTKSNFQPPKLKDKVKWTNNFHQFVKLSLTKNTKKRPTAEKLLQHPFVSQPLSRTLAVDLLDRASNPDHSAFPDLEDEDPEPEFKYRGHFLPISPRARRAPCFVAHYKSPVSVPHRIRSTSRGTREEKTLSEINFGQVKFDPPLRKETEPHHEADLRSEYGHESPSLLSGNKSLLKSVEEELQHSKSSTIMRPKVPPPLPPKPKSVSQAPPQPLQKLDDSQSHSEDDSGGGGTIKRCPIPLSSSPAKPSNVPPRPPPPRLPPHRRSSLGNDSAEGVAGDLSAPGDDGSFRHFWEWLHAPHTEEELEEAWEVLQEVKEVQEEEKDESNALSSSQNGEREGPSERQSTMPPSVPARKDKKDTPKPISNGLPPTPKVHMGACFSKVFNGCPLKIHCATSWINPDTRDQYLIFGAEEGIYTLNLNELHETSMEQLFPRRCTWLYVMNSSLLSISGKASQLYSHSLPGLFDHARHMQKLPVAIPTHRLPDKMIPRKFAVTNKIPDTKGCQKCCVVRNPYTGHKYLCGAFQSSIVLFEWVDSMQKFMLIKNMDFPLPCPLEVFDMLVVPEHTYPLVCVAVSKGTEVGQVVRFGTVNPNATASWFTESDTPQSCVIHVTQLERDTILVCLDRCIKIVNLQGRLKSSRKLSAELTFNFQIEAIVCLQDSVLAFWRHGMQGRSFKTNEITQEISDSTRIFRLLGSDRSLEWRNPEPGEHSARARVVVLESRPTDNPTAHSNLYILAGHENSY; this is translated from the exons GCTCGTAACGTCAACACAGgggagctggctgccatcaagGTCATCAAGCTGGAACCTG gggaggACTTTGCGGTGGTCCAGCAGGAGATCATCATGATGAAGGATTGTAAACACTCCAACATCGTGGCATACTTCGGCAGCTACCTGCG GAGAGATAAGTTATGGATCAGTATGGAGTACTGTGGAGGAGGATCGCTACAGGACATCTATCATG TAACGGGACCTCTCTCGGAGTCCCAGATCGCCTACATGTCCCGAGAGACCCTGCAA ggtctTTATTATTTACACAACAAAGGCAAAATGCACCGAGACATAAAG GGAGCCAACATCTTACTAACGGACAACGGTTACGTCAAATTAG ccgACTTCGGGGTCTCTGCACAGATCACAGCTACTCTGGCCAAGAGGAAGTCCTTCATTGGAACGCCCTACTG gatGGCCCCCgaggtggcggcggtggagaggaaggggggctACAACCAGCTGTGTGACATCTGGGCGGTGGGCATCACGGCCATAGAGCTGGCCGAGCTGCAGCCCCCCATGTTCGACCTGCACCCcatgag ggcTCTCTTCCTGATGACCAAGAGTAACTTCCAGCCACCCAAGCTCAAAGACAAGGTGAAGTG GACTAATAATTTCCACCAGTTTGTTAAACTCTCGCTGACTAAGAATACGAAGAAGAGACCGACGGCTGAGAAGCTCCTGCAG CACCCCTTCGTGTCCCAGCCCCTGAGTCGAACCCTGGCGGTGGACCTGCTGGACCGCGCCTCCAACCCCGACCACAGCGCCTTCCCCGACCTGGAGGACGAGGACCCCGAGCCCGAG TTTAAGTATAGAGGTCATTTTTTACCCATAAGCCCCAGGGCCCGCCGTGCCCCCTGCTTCGTGGCGCACTACAAG TCTCCAGTGTCCGTCCCGCACCGCATCCGCTCCACCAGCAGGGGCACTAGAGAGGAGAAGACGCTGTCAGAGATCAACT TTGGTCAGGTGAAGTTTGATCCTCCGTTGAGGAAGGAGACGGAGCCGCACCATGAAGCG GACCTGAGGTCAGAGTACGGCCACGAGTCGCCAAGTCTGCTCAGCGGGAACAA GAGCCTTCTGAAGTCTGTTGAGGAGGAGCTACAGCATAG CAAATCAAGCACCATCATGAGGCCCAAGGTCCCGCCCCCACTGCCTCCCAAG CCCAAGTCCGTCTCCCAGGCGCCACCACAGCCGCTGCAGAAGCTCGACGACAGCCAATCACACAGCGAGGACGACAGCGGAGGGGGCGGCACCATCAAGCGCTGTCCAATCCCGCTGAGCTCCAGCCCGGCCAAGCCATCCAACGTCCCCCcgcggcccccgcccccccggctgccCCCCCACCGCCGCAGTAGCCTAGGTAACGACAGCGCGGAGGGCGTGGCCGGCGACCTCAGCGCCCCGGGGGATGATGGGAGTTTTAGACATTTCTGGGAGTGGCTCCACGCGCCTCATACTGAGGAGGAGCTGGAAGAGGCCTGGGAGGTGCtgcaggaggtgaaggaggtgcaggaggaggagaaggacgagA GTAACGCTCTGAGCTCCTCCcaaaacggagagagagagggtccgTCAGAGAGACAGTCCACCATGCCCCCCAGCGTACCGGCCCGCAAGGACAAGAAGGACACCCCG AAGCCGATCAGCAACGGCCTCCCTCCAACACCCAAAGTTCAT ATGGGGGCGTGTTTCTCTAAGGTGTTTAACGGCTGTCCTCTGAAGATCCACTGTGCAACTTCCTGGATCAACCCTGACACTAGAG acCAGTATTTGATATTCGGGGCGGAGGAGGGCATCTACACACTCAACCTCAACGAGCTGCATGAAACATCCATGGAGCAG TTGTTCCCCAGGAGATGTACGTGGCTCTACGTCATGAACAGCAGCCTGCTCTCCATCTCTG GGAAGGCGTCCCAGCTGTACTCCCACAGCCTCCCCGGTCTCTTCGACCACGCCCGCCACATGCAGAAGCTCCCAGTGGCCATCCCTACGCACAGGCTGCCCGACAAGATGATCCCCAG GAAGTTTGCGGTGACCAATAAGATTCCAGACACTAAAGGCTGCCAGAAGTGCTGCGTGG tgCGTAACCCCTACACCGGCCATAAATACCTGTGCGGGGCGTTCCAGTCCAGCATCGTTCTGTTCGAGTGGGTCGACTCCATGCAGAAGTTCATGTTGATCAAG AACATGGACTTCCCCCTGCCCTGCCCCCTGGAGGTGTTCGACATGCTGGTGGTCCCGGAGCACACCTACCCCCTGGTCTGCGTGGCCGTCAGCAAGGGCACCGAGGTGGGCCAGGTGGTCCGCTTCGGAACCGTCAACCCCAACGCCACCGCCTCCTGGTTCACAGAGTCCG ACACGCCCCAGTCCTGCGTAATCCACGTCACGCAGCTGGAGAGAGACACCATCCTAGTCTGCCTGGACc gctgtATTAAGATCGTGAATCTTCAAGGGAGGCTGAAGTCCAGCAGGAAGCTCTCAGCAGAGCTCACCTTCAACTTCCAGATCGAAGCCATAG TGTGTTTACAGGACAGTGTGCTGGCCTTCTGGAGACACGGCATGCAGGGGCGGAGCTTCAAGACCAATGAG ATCACCCAGGAGATCTCTGACAGCACGCGCATCTTCAGACTGCTGGGCTCAGACAG AAGCCTGGAATGGCGCAACCCAGAGCCGGGGGAGCACAGCGCACGGGCCAG ggtggtggtgttggagagcCGGCCGACAGACAACCCCACGGCCCACAGCAATCTCTACATCCTTGCCGGCCACGAGAACAGctactga
- the LOC132473206 gene encoding mitogen-activated protein kinase kinase kinase kinase 3-like isoform X6 — MNASGDLSRRNPQEDFELIQRIGSGTYGDVYKARNVNTGELAAIKVIKLEPGEDFAVVQQEIIMMKDCKHSNIVAYFGSYLRRDKLWISMEYCGGGSLQDIYHVTGPLSESQIAYMSRETLQGLYYLHNKGKMHRDIKGANILLTDNGYVKLADFGVSAQITATLAKRKSFIGTPYWMAPEVAAVERKGGYNQLCDIWAVGITAIELAELQPPMFDLHPMRALFLMTKSNFQPPKLKDKVKWTNNFHQFVKLSLTKNTKKRPTAEKLLQHPFVSQPLSRTLAVDLLDRASNPDHSAFPDLEDEDPEPEFKYRGHFLPISPRARRAPCFVAHYKSPVSVPHRIRSTSRGTREEKTLSEINFGQVKFDPPLRKETEPHHEAQASEPYLDCFEELYYTARPNLDLRSEYGHESPSLLSGNKSLLKSVEEELQHSKSSTIMRPKVPPPLPPKPKSVSQAPPQPLQKLDDSQSHSEDDSGGGGTIKRCPIPLSSSPAKPSNVPPRPPPPRLPPHRRSSLGNDSAEGVAGDLSAPGDDGSFRHFWEWLHAPHTEEELEEAWEVLQEVKEVQEEEKDESNALSSSQNGEREGPSERQSTMPPSVPARKDKKDTPKPISNGLPPTPKVHMGACFSKVFNGCPLKIHCATSWINPDTRDQYLIFGAEEGIYTLNLNELHETSMEQLFPRRCTWLYVMNSSLLSISGKASQLYSHSLPGLFDHARHMQKLPVAIPTHRLPDKMIPRKFAVTNKIPDTKGCQKCCVVRNPYTGHKYLCGAFQSSIVLFEWVDSMQKFMLIKNMDFPLPCPLEVFDMLVVPEHTYPLVCVAVSKGTEVGQVVRFGTVNPNATASWFTESDTPQSCVIHVTQLERDTILVCLDRCIKIVNLQGRLKSSRKLSAELTFNFQIEAIVCLQDSVLAFWRHGMQGRSFKTNEITQEISDSTRIFRLLGSDRSLEWRNPEPGEHSARARVVVLESRPTDNPTAHSNLYILAGHENSY; from the exons GCTCGTAACGTCAACACAGgggagctggctgccatcaagGTCATCAAGCTGGAACCTG gggaggACTTTGCGGTGGTCCAGCAGGAGATCATCATGATGAAGGATTGTAAACACTCCAACATCGTGGCATACTTCGGCAGCTACCTGCG GAGAGATAAGTTATGGATCAGTATGGAGTACTGTGGAGGAGGATCGCTACAGGACATCTATCATG TAACGGGACCTCTCTCGGAGTCCCAGATCGCCTACATGTCCCGAGAGACCCTGCAA ggtctTTATTATTTACACAACAAAGGCAAAATGCACCGAGACATAAAG GGAGCCAACATCTTACTAACGGACAACGGTTACGTCAAATTAG ccgACTTCGGGGTCTCTGCACAGATCACAGCTACTCTGGCCAAGAGGAAGTCCTTCATTGGAACGCCCTACTG gatGGCCCCCgaggtggcggcggtggagaggaaggggggctACAACCAGCTGTGTGACATCTGGGCGGTGGGCATCACGGCCATAGAGCTGGCCGAGCTGCAGCCCCCCATGTTCGACCTGCACCCcatgag ggcTCTCTTCCTGATGACCAAGAGTAACTTCCAGCCACCCAAGCTCAAAGACAAGGTGAAGTG GACTAATAATTTCCACCAGTTTGTTAAACTCTCGCTGACTAAGAATACGAAGAAGAGACCGACGGCTGAGAAGCTCCTGCAG CACCCCTTCGTGTCCCAGCCCCTGAGTCGAACCCTGGCGGTGGACCTGCTGGACCGCGCCTCCAACCCCGACCACAGCGCCTTCCCCGACCTGGAGGACGAGGACCCCGAGCCCGAG TTTAAGTATAGAGGTCATTTTTTACCCATAAGCCCCAGGGCCCGCCGTGCCCCCTGCTTCGTGGCGCACTACAAG TCTCCAGTGTCCGTCCCGCACCGCATCCGCTCCACCAGCAGGGGCACTAGAGAGGAGAAGACGCTGTCAGAGATCAACT TTGGTCAGGTGAAGTTTGATCCTCCGTTGAGGAAGGAGACGGAGCCGCACCATGAAGCG CAAGCCTCAGAGCCTTATCTGGACTGTTTTGAGGAGCTCTACTATACTGCAAGACCTAACCTG GACCTGAGGTCAGAGTACGGCCACGAGTCGCCAAGTCTGCTCAGCGGGAACAA GAGCCTTCTGAAGTCTGTTGAGGAGGAGCTACAGCATAG CAAATCAAGCACCATCATGAGGCCCAAGGTCCCGCCCCCACTGCCTCCCAAG CCCAAGTCCGTCTCCCAGGCGCCACCACAGCCGCTGCAGAAGCTCGACGACAGCCAATCACACAGCGAGGACGACAGCGGAGGGGGCGGCACCATCAAGCGCTGTCCAATCCCGCTGAGCTCCAGCCCGGCCAAGCCATCCAACGTCCCCCcgcggcccccgcccccccggctgccCCCCCACCGCCGCAGTAGCCTAGGTAACGACAGCGCGGAGGGCGTGGCCGGCGACCTCAGCGCCCCGGGGGATGATGGGAGTTTTAGACATTTCTGGGAGTGGCTCCACGCGCCTCATACTGAGGAGGAGCTGGAAGAGGCCTGGGAGGTGCtgcaggaggtgaaggaggtgcaggaggaggagaaggacgagA GTAACGCTCTGAGCTCCTCCcaaaacggagagagagagggtccgTCAGAGAGACAGTCCACCATGCCCCCCAGCGTACCGGCCCGCAAGGACAAGAAGGACACCCCG AAGCCGATCAGCAACGGCCTCCCTCCAACACCCAAAGTTCAT ATGGGGGCGTGTTTCTCTAAGGTGTTTAACGGCTGTCCTCTGAAGATCCACTGTGCAACTTCCTGGATCAACCCTGACACTAGAG acCAGTATTTGATATTCGGGGCGGAGGAGGGCATCTACACACTCAACCTCAACGAGCTGCATGAAACATCCATGGAGCAG TTGTTCCCCAGGAGATGTACGTGGCTCTACGTCATGAACAGCAGCCTGCTCTCCATCTCTG GGAAGGCGTCCCAGCTGTACTCCCACAGCCTCCCCGGTCTCTTCGACCACGCCCGCCACATGCAGAAGCTCCCAGTGGCCATCCCTACGCACAGGCTGCCCGACAAGATGATCCCCAG GAAGTTTGCGGTGACCAATAAGATTCCAGACACTAAAGGCTGCCAGAAGTGCTGCGTGG tgCGTAACCCCTACACCGGCCATAAATACCTGTGCGGGGCGTTCCAGTCCAGCATCGTTCTGTTCGAGTGGGTCGACTCCATGCAGAAGTTCATGTTGATCAAG AACATGGACTTCCCCCTGCCCTGCCCCCTGGAGGTGTTCGACATGCTGGTGGTCCCGGAGCACACCTACCCCCTGGTCTGCGTGGCCGTCAGCAAGGGCACCGAGGTGGGCCAGGTGGTCCGCTTCGGAACCGTCAACCCCAACGCCACCGCCTCCTGGTTCACAGAGTCCG ACACGCCCCAGTCCTGCGTAATCCACGTCACGCAGCTGGAGAGAGACACCATCCTAGTCTGCCTGGACc gctgtATTAAGATCGTGAATCTTCAAGGGAGGCTGAAGTCCAGCAGGAAGCTCTCAGCAGAGCTCACCTTCAACTTCCAGATCGAAGCCATAG TGTGTTTACAGGACAGTGTGCTGGCCTTCTGGAGACACGGCATGCAGGGGCGGAGCTTCAAGACCAATGAG ATCACCCAGGAGATCTCTGACAGCACGCGCATCTTCAGACTGCTGGGCTCAGACAG AAGCCTGGAATGGCGCAACCCAGAGCCGGGGGAGCACAGCGCACGGGCCAG ggtggtggtgttggagagcCGGCCGACAGACAACCCCACGGCCCACAGCAATCTCTACATCCTTGCCGGCCACGAGAACAGctactga
- the LOC132473206 gene encoding mitogen-activated protein kinase kinase kinase kinase 3-like isoform X4: MNASGDLSRRNPQEDFELIQRIGSGTYGDVYKARNVNTGELAAIKVIKLEPGEDFAVVQQEIIMMKDCKHSNIVAYFGSYLRRDKLWISMEYCGGGSLQDIYHVTGPLSESQIAYMSRETLQGLYYLHNKGKMHRDIKGANILLTDNGYVKLADFGVSAQITATLAKRKSFIGTPYWMAPEVAAVERKGGYNQLCDIWAVGITAIELAELQPPMFDLHPMRALFLMTKSNFQPPKLKDKVKWTNNFHQFVKLSLTKNTKKRPTAEKLLQHPFVSQPLSRTLAVDLLDRASNPDHSAFPDLEDEDPEPEFKYRGHFLPISPRARRAPCFVAHYKSPVSVPHRIRSTSRGTREEKTLSEINFGQVKFDPPLRKETEPHHEADLRSEYGHESPSLLSGNKSLLKSVEEELQHRGHMAHLGDDDDEDDDGADDDETHTHKSSTIMRPKVPPPLPPKPKSVSQAPPQPLQKLDDSQSHSEDDSGGGGTIKRCPIPLSSSPAKPSNVPPRPPPPRLPPHRRSSLGNDSAEGVAGDLSAPGDDGSFRHFWEWLHAPHTEEELEEAWEVLQEVKEVQEEEKDESNALSSSQNGEREGPSERQSTMPPSVPARKDKKDTPKPISNGLPPTPKVHMGACFSKVFNGCPLKIHCATSWINPDTRDQYLIFGAEEGIYTLNLNELHETSMEQLFPRRCTWLYVMNSSLLSISGKASQLYSHSLPGLFDHARHMQKLPVAIPTHRLPDKMIPRKFAVTNKIPDTKGCQKCCVVRNPYTGHKYLCGAFQSSIVLFEWVDSMQKFMLIKNMDFPLPCPLEVFDMLVVPEHTYPLVCVAVSKGTEVGQVVRFGTVNPNATASWFTESDTPQSCVIHVTQLERDTILVCLDRCIKIVNLQGRLKSSRKLSAELTFNFQIEAIVCLQDSVLAFWRHGMQGRSFKTNEITQEISDSTRIFRLLGSDRSLEWRNPEPGEHSARARVVVLESRPTDNPTAHSNLYILAGHENSY, encoded by the exons GCTCGTAACGTCAACACAGgggagctggctgccatcaagGTCATCAAGCTGGAACCTG gggaggACTTTGCGGTGGTCCAGCAGGAGATCATCATGATGAAGGATTGTAAACACTCCAACATCGTGGCATACTTCGGCAGCTACCTGCG GAGAGATAAGTTATGGATCAGTATGGAGTACTGTGGAGGAGGATCGCTACAGGACATCTATCATG TAACGGGACCTCTCTCGGAGTCCCAGATCGCCTACATGTCCCGAGAGACCCTGCAA ggtctTTATTATTTACACAACAAAGGCAAAATGCACCGAGACATAAAG GGAGCCAACATCTTACTAACGGACAACGGTTACGTCAAATTAG ccgACTTCGGGGTCTCTGCACAGATCACAGCTACTCTGGCCAAGAGGAAGTCCTTCATTGGAACGCCCTACTG gatGGCCCCCgaggtggcggcggtggagaggaaggggggctACAACCAGCTGTGTGACATCTGGGCGGTGGGCATCACGGCCATAGAGCTGGCCGAGCTGCAGCCCCCCATGTTCGACCTGCACCCcatgag ggcTCTCTTCCTGATGACCAAGAGTAACTTCCAGCCACCCAAGCTCAAAGACAAGGTGAAGTG GACTAATAATTTCCACCAGTTTGTTAAACTCTCGCTGACTAAGAATACGAAGAAGAGACCGACGGCTGAGAAGCTCCTGCAG CACCCCTTCGTGTCCCAGCCCCTGAGTCGAACCCTGGCGGTGGACCTGCTGGACCGCGCCTCCAACCCCGACCACAGCGCCTTCCCCGACCTGGAGGACGAGGACCCCGAGCCCGAG TTTAAGTATAGAGGTCATTTTTTACCCATAAGCCCCAGGGCCCGCCGTGCCCCCTGCTTCGTGGCGCACTACAAG TCTCCAGTGTCCGTCCCGCACCGCATCCGCTCCACCAGCAGGGGCACTAGAGAGGAGAAGACGCTGTCAGAGATCAACT TTGGTCAGGTGAAGTTTGATCCTCCGTTGAGGAAGGAGACGGAGCCGCACCATGAAGCG GACCTGAGGTCAGAGTACGGCCACGAGTCGCCAAGTCTGCTCAGCGGGAACAA GAGCCTTCTGAAGTCTGTTGAGGAGGAGCTACAGCATAG GGGTCACATGGCACACTtaggggatgatgatgatgaggatgatgatggtgctgatgatgatgaaactCACACCCA CAAATCAAGCACCATCATGAGGCCCAAGGTCCCGCCCCCACTGCCTCCCAAG CCCAAGTCCGTCTCCCAGGCGCCACCACAGCCGCTGCAGAAGCTCGACGACAGCCAATCACACAGCGAGGACGACAGCGGAGGGGGCGGCACCATCAAGCGCTGTCCAATCCCGCTGAGCTCCAGCCCGGCCAAGCCATCCAACGTCCCCCcgcggcccccgcccccccggctgccCCCCCACCGCCGCAGTAGCCTAGGTAACGACAGCGCGGAGGGCGTGGCCGGCGACCTCAGCGCCCCGGGGGATGATGGGAGTTTTAGACATTTCTGGGAGTGGCTCCACGCGCCTCATACTGAGGAGGAGCTGGAAGAGGCCTGGGAGGTGCtgcaggaggtgaaggaggtgcaggaggaggagaaggacgagA GTAACGCTCTGAGCTCCTCCcaaaacggagagagagagggtccgTCAGAGAGACAGTCCACCATGCCCCCCAGCGTACCGGCCCGCAAGGACAAGAAGGACACCCCG AAGCCGATCAGCAACGGCCTCCCTCCAACACCCAAAGTTCAT ATGGGGGCGTGTTTCTCTAAGGTGTTTAACGGCTGTCCTCTGAAGATCCACTGTGCAACTTCCTGGATCAACCCTGACACTAGAG acCAGTATTTGATATTCGGGGCGGAGGAGGGCATCTACACACTCAACCTCAACGAGCTGCATGAAACATCCATGGAGCAG TTGTTCCCCAGGAGATGTACGTGGCTCTACGTCATGAACAGCAGCCTGCTCTCCATCTCTG GGAAGGCGTCCCAGCTGTACTCCCACAGCCTCCCCGGTCTCTTCGACCACGCCCGCCACATGCAGAAGCTCCCAGTGGCCATCCCTACGCACAGGCTGCCCGACAAGATGATCCCCAG GAAGTTTGCGGTGACCAATAAGATTCCAGACACTAAAGGCTGCCAGAAGTGCTGCGTGG tgCGTAACCCCTACACCGGCCATAAATACCTGTGCGGGGCGTTCCAGTCCAGCATCGTTCTGTTCGAGTGGGTCGACTCCATGCAGAAGTTCATGTTGATCAAG AACATGGACTTCCCCCTGCCCTGCCCCCTGGAGGTGTTCGACATGCTGGTGGTCCCGGAGCACACCTACCCCCTGGTCTGCGTGGCCGTCAGCAAGGGCACCGAGGTGGGCCAGGTGGTCCGCTTCGGAACCGTCAACCCCAACGCCACCGCCTCCTGGTTCACAGAGTCCG ACACGCCCCAGTCCTGCGTAATCCACGTCACGCAGCTGGAGAGAGACACCATCCTAGTCTGCCTGGACc gctgtATTAAGATCGTGAATCTTCAAGGGAGGCTGAAGTCCAGCAGGAAGCTCTCAGCAGAGCTCACCTTCAACTTCCAGATCGAAGCCATAG TGTGTTTACAGGACAGTGTGCTGGCCTTCTGGAGACACGGCATGCAGGGGCGGAGCTTCAAGACCAATGAG ATCACCCAGGAGATCTCTGACAGCACGCGCATCTTCAGACTGCTGGGCTCAGACAG AAGCCTGGAATGGCGCAACCCAGAGCCGGGGGAGCACAGCGCACGGGCCAG ggtggtggtgttggagagcCGGCCGACAGACAACCCCACGGCCCACAGCAATCTCTACATCCTTGCCGGCCACGAGAACAGctactga